The genomic interval GAAATAACTTCAGGGCTTATATGTTATATGGGGCAAAGTATTCAATAGATATTGCTTCCAGAAAAAAATCGGACGATTCACAATTAGATGAAGAGTTTAAATTTCTGAAAAATAAAAAAAGCTACTGGTCTTTAGAAGCGGCTTTCGGACTGGATCTGTATTTCGAGTATTTTAAAATGTCTCCTGAAATCAAACTGTCTTATTCACTGAATGATGTTTTAGACAGAACAGAGATTAATCCGTATAACAATCCAATCGATAAATTTATGTTGCGTCATGTGACATTCAGTTTATTCTTTGAATGATGTAGCCTGAGCGAATTTTAATAGCTTTGTTTGAAAGGGTAAATATCACACTCACCTGGAGTGAGTAAACAGGCCCGCTAATAAAAATTGATTATGAAAACTGCATTAATAACAGGCGCGACTTCAGGTATAGGAAAAGCATGTGCACACTTATTTGCACAACAAGGATATCAACTGGTACTGGTAGCCAGAAGAGAAGAAAAACTTAAAGAAGTTGCTCAGCATTTAGCAGATAAATATGCAGTAGAGATTCAAATACTGATTGCAGATGTCAGAGATAATTCAGTATTGAAGGAAGTTTTTGAAAGCCTGCCTGAAGACTGGAAACAAATTGATGTCCTGATTAACAATGCAGGTTTAAGCCAGGGGCTGGATCCGGTTCAAAATGGAGATACCAGTGATTGGGATACCATGATAGATACCAACGTAAAGGGTTTGCTTTATGTGACTAAAATAGTTTCCAACTGGATGATCGCAGCTAAAAAAGGACACATCATCAATATTGGTTCTATTGCAGGTAAAGAAGTTTATCCGAACGGAAATGTTTATTGTGCAACAAAACATGCAGTGGATGCCCTAAATAAAGGAATGCGCCTGGATCTGCTTCCGCATGGTATCAAAGTGACTGCAATAAATCCTGGTATGGTAGAAACAGAATTTTCTGTAGTCCGTTTTAAAGGAGATGAAGACAAAGCGAAAAAGGTATATGAAGGATTAGAACCTTTATTGGCACAGGATATTGCTGATGCCATCTGGTTTGTAGTTAGCCGTCCTGCACACGTTAATATAAATGATATGCTGATTATGCCAACTGCACAGGCATCAGCAACGGTAGTCAATAGAAATTAGAATAAAAAGCTTAAAAAATATGGTA from Pedobacter sp. WC2423 carries:
- a CDS encoding SDR family oxidoreductase, with protein sequence MKTALITGATSGIGKACAHLFAQQGYQLVLVARREEKLKEVAQHLADKYAVEIQILIADVRDNSVLKEVFESLPEDWKQIDVLINNAGLSQGLDPVQNGDTSDWDTMIDTNVKGLLYVTKIVSNWMIAAKKGHIINIGSIAGKEVYPNGNVYCATKHAVDALNKGMRLDLLPHGIKVTAINPGMVETEFSVVRFKGDEDKAKKVYEGLEPLLAQDIADAIWFVVSRPAHVNINDMLIMPTAQASATVVNRN